AATTGAATTCAGGCACCATAGTTATTTTACCTTTTGCTTCTAAGTTCTAATTCACCCACTCAAGTTCAAATCAGCATGCAGTTTCCTATTATGAAGTTGTTTCATTGACAGCCAACTGCATTCCATACTATGGCTAAGTCAATGTGCCAGGGCCCCATATGTCAACCAGGAGCCTAATCTTGAGAATCACATTGATACAATTCTATTTTGGTCATGCCTAGCCTGCTTTGAGGCAAACCAGCCAATAAGCTATTGGGAGAGGAGTAGGTTTGACTATTTAACTATATTCTGAGACTAAAGTGTATAAGGTCCTATCAGTGTAGCTTCAGATGTCTGTTGACTGTGCACAGCCATTGCGAGTAATTCACATTGCAGAGAACATCCATTATCATTCACTCACATTGCAAAGAACATCCAGTAACCATATTCATACATTTCAAGGCATAAAGCAGGAGTATATTCAGAGTGAACAGAAACGGACTGTATAGACAGGACATGACTCTCTAAAGCAGTTAATGTCTGTTctatactttccaggtctatctGCAATGTTCTGTGACAGAGATCATTCTGCTATAAGAACTAACTGCCGTCTCTATCAATTGAAATGGTTGTAATGAGATCTCATATTAACTCATTCTCTGTTCCGACACTGCACTCATAATGATGGGTGCAAGACTAGGACCACCTGTCCTTTAATGAACCTAagcgcaggccagtcaagttcagtCAAAATGTAATACCAACgtaaaaatgttttgttgcattGGTGAGGCTGACAATATTATGCACTGGTTCAAATACAGTAAATAAAAGCTGTTTGTCTTATGATTTAAAGTTGCATGCAAACAAACACCAAATCCTCAGTTCAATCCTCCAGTCAGAATGATAAAATATTATGAAATGAGCAATCAAAAATAAACCAATAGGAAGTCAGTATTTCATAATGCAAAGTAGAATGGTTACAGAGGCACTGTGAGGTAACACAATCATAATATGAAAAGTAATGCAGTATGCAGCCCTGCTTCCATTAGTAACATTTCAGATTCCTTCTTTGAAAGGAGGGTATAATGTTTGAGAAATAAAGTTAAACATGTTATGTTTGCAATGCATGTGTAATAAGTGCTACAAAGAGATTATGGTTTCTCTAACCACATAATGCATTGTGTTTTCAACAGATGCAATCAGACTCCTCTTCAGTTTTCATTGAAGGTCTTTTCACCTCCTCTACCTCTATTTCAATGTTCTCCAGCAGGGTGTGTTTCTCATCTTCCGGCATCAGAGTCACATGATTTAAATGGAAAATTCCCCTAGAGGAAAAGTACATTATCATGAGCATCACAGTTAAGAAAAGATGAGAACAGATGTGCCCAATTAACTGGTCTTGGCACTAAGGTAAAATCCTGCACACTGACCTGGCAATGTTTAATTTAATTCTACAACAATCATGTAAGCAGGTTCAACAGGACCTGTGTGAAAACGTACTTGTGTTCGCATGTTGGGAAGAACATGTCCAGGATCTTGACAATGACCGCTGACCCAACCACACCAATCACTACCACCCACATGACCAAGAAGAACAGGGGTAAGGACTCAGACCAGAAGCGTCGCAGGcggtccctcacctcctccacccatcGACACATGGCCTGCAAACAGATTTTAAGTCCAGAGCACATTCTAGTAAAGGAATTTTGCAATATtcgatttcaaatcaaatgtatttatatagcctttcgtacatcagctgatatctcaaagtgctgtacagaaacccagcctaaaaccccaaacagcaagcaatgcaggtgtagaagcacggattTGGATCCAATGTCGAATTTACTTACACTGTAAGAAGAGATAGATTCTTTGAGTGGTGCCTCTGTCTGCATCTGATCCAACAGCCCTCCTAAGTCATCACGCTCATCATTGTTATCATACAGTAGGTCTGGTTCCATGCGGAGGGGAGTCTCCGGGAGCTTGCCTGGGGCAGCAGTCTCCTCCTGGGTGGTGTCCGCATGCTTCAGAGGGTAATGACTGGTGGTCTGGGACATCACTTGGTATTCAGCTGAGCAGAAGGAAGTGGATCATTATCATTCACAAATTGATTTAGGAACATTGCTTTAGCAATGGAAATCAGTTATCTTGTTCTTTTCATGTGAGAGGATGAAAAGTGAACGAAAATGGCTGTtcttgcatacattttttgggattTGTTGGATCTGTGATGACCACATCATTTTCCCTTGGGATCCTGAAAATCTCGCTGTGTCCAATGGGATAGGTGTTGGTATACTGAGCAAGCGTCTGGAAATTGGGGCTCATCAGTATCTTCACTTCACACATTTCTGGCTGCTGGACCTAAATGATAGAAAAGGATACAAAGCCATAAGAGCACAGATTTTCCATCATTGTACCACCATGGTGCAAATATGCTCATTTAGCTGTTACATAAATATCCTAACACCATTATTCTATTGTCCTTTTCTCAATAAACTAACTTTACCTTTTTCCCCTCCATCTCAATGACCTCGCTGAACACTTGGAGAGCCACCACCTCTTCTGAATCACTCCACAAGCGATTCTGGCTCACCATCACCCGGGTGACAGTGGAGACATAGTCACCAGATTCAAATTCACTTGTGCCATTGGTGGTATCCACTGTAAACAAAGTGAAAGGCTGTTTTAAATCaggtgcagaatgctgtgctGTAGCTAAGTTATAAGCACCAGAAACATTTTCACTACTCACACAGCAAGGCTTGGCAATTCAACCTGGTCACCCCTGACAACTCCACAGGGATGTCATTGATGAGCACCTGCTCTTCATCCACTGAAATATTCAGGTTAATCTGAAAATGAACATGTGTTGAGCTATACATTATGTTGTTATTCAATACCATTCTGACAGGCTTAATCATAGACCACTACATCATAGTATAGCTTACCTGCAAGTTGTTGGACTCCTGCACCTGTGTATCATTCAATGTCCCTGCTGTCACATTGATCAGAATACTTTCCTGTGTGAGAATCAAGAATAGGAAAGCGGCCATTCATTATTATGATCATGATATAAGTTAGCTAATGTGGTAGGCAGCAAGGTATTCACCAAAACATTCGAGAGTGACATACTTGAGGGCATTCTAGCTTGCTAGTATTACGCTCATGCAACCTGGCTAACAAcacaaacattagctagctgcaATGAGTCAGATAGCAACAAAAGGTAACGTTAGCATCCATTAGccaaataacgttagctagctaccaagatGAACGTTACttttatttgtttaacctttatttaactagacaagtcagttaagaacaaattattatttacaatgacggcctaccggggaacagtgggttaactgccttgttcaggggcagaacggcatatttttacattgtcagctccgggattcgatctagcaacctttcggttaacttactggcacaacgctctaatcaccaggctacctgccccccaaaTTCATGTAGCTATCTAGTGGTAGAGTCGTCTCCTACCGTGTTCAATTGTCGAGGTGAAGACTCAGCGAAAATGAATGACATAAACAGTACACATATAGTATAAATTGATGTTCGTTTCATCGCCATCTTCTAGCTGTCGTATGATCGTGGAGGAAACAACACCCCCGGCCCAAGTGACACCGAAATCAATCAAGAGCGCGTGCGCAAGCATGGCGGTTCTTCTTGAAACAACATTTGGTGATatagtcatttatttatttacagaacgGCCTAAAAGTAAGAAAACATGCACCAACGTTAATGTCTggttacacacagcctacatttaaTAATGGCATTTGCTCAAATTAAACTTTTATTCTACTGCTAGCAAGATTGCTAATCATTGACAATCTATAgcatattgctagctagctagtaaagctAAATGTTAGCTAACTTGTTAGTATTATATTTCAGATAACTCGCTAACATTTCAGAAACATAGGATTGCCATGGATACGCTTAATATGACAGGTTACTCTGTGTTGATGTGGTGGATCATTGAAACTAAGGCCGGGAGAGAATTCCTAGCCCAATATTAATGGTCTAAAGGAGTCTCACGTTAATCCTTAAAGTCCAAGGACCGTACATTTTCTGTTTAAAGACGAATTGGTttggaagccaaaacagccaaattcTCAATCTAAACGTGAATCAATTCTCAATTGCGGTACGGTTCTAGAAGTTCACAACGTAGTCGAGAGAAatatttgaggtgacagacagtggtgcatactcttgcctgcatctagtagGTCTAGGCTCTGGTGTAGttgtcattagtccaacagttgtaa
The sequence above is a segment of the Salvelinus sp. IW2-2015 unplaced genomic scaffold, ASM291031v2 Un_scaffold211, whole genome shotgun sequence genome. Coding sequences within it:
- the LOC112068177 gene encoding glycoprotein integral membrane protein 1 isoform X1, with amino-acid sequence MAMKRTSIYTICVLFMSFIFAESSPRQLNTESILINVTAGTLNDTQVQESNNLQINLNISVDEEQVLINDIPVELSGVTRLNCQALLLDTTNGTSEFESGDYVSTVTRVMVSQNRLWSDSEEVVALQVFSEVIEMEGKKVQQPEMCEVKILMSPNFQTLAQYTNTYPIGHSEIFRIPRENDVVITDPTNPKKSEYQVMSQTTSHYPLKHADTTQEETAAPGKLPETPLRMEPDLLYDNNDERDDLGGLLDQMQTEAPLKESISSYSAMCRWVEEVRDRLRRFWSESLPLFFLVMWVVVIGVVGSAVIVKILDMFFPTCEHKGIFHLNHVTLMPEDEKHTLLENIEIEVEEVKRPSMKTEEESDCIC
- the LOC112068177 gene encoding glycoprotein integral membrane protein 1 isoform X2, with translation MQARESILINVTAGTLNDTQVQESNNLQINLNISVDEEQVLINDIPVELSGVTRLNCQALLLDTTNGTSEFESGDYVSTVTRVMVSQNRLWSDSEEVVALQVFSEVIEMEGKKVQQPEMCEVKILMSPNFQTLAQYTNTYPIGHSEIFRIPRENDVVITDPTNPKKSEYQVMSQTTSHYPLKHADTTQEETAAPGKLPETPLRMEPDLLYDNNDERDDLGGLLDQMQTEAPLKESISSYSAMCRWVEEVRDRLRRFWSESLPLFFLVMWVVVIGVVGSAVIVKILDMFFPTCEHKGIFHLNHVTLMPEDEKHTLLENIEIEVEEVKRPSMKTEEESDCIC
- the LOC112068177 gene encoding glycoprotein integral membrane protein 1 isoform X3 → MQESILINVTAGTLNDTQVQESNNLQINLNISVDEEQVLINDIPVELSGVTRLNCQALLLDTTNGTSEFESGDYVSTVTRVMVSQNRLWSDSEEVVALQVFSEVIEMEGKKVQQPEMCEVKILMSPNFQTLAQYTNTYPIGHSEIFRIPRENDVVITDPTNPKKSEYQVMSQTTSHYPLKHADTTQEETAAPGKLPETPLRMEPDLLYDNNDERDDLGGLLDQMQTEAPLKESISSYSAMCRWVEEVRDRLRRFWSESLPLFFLVMWVVVIGVVGSAVIVKILDMFFPTCEHKGIFHLNHVTLMPEDEKHTLLENIEIEVEEVKRPSMKTEEESDCIC